CTCTTCATCTTCAGAAAAGACAATAGGCTCTCCACGACGTTGAGGTATTTCAACTGGAACAACTTCATCTGCAAATTTTCCTTCGCTCCACGCTTTAGCAGAACGGTTGTATGATTCAACAGCAAAAGCATCTTGATCTTCTCTTGAAAATTCATATTCAACAGCACATTCATCAGCACAAACTCCCATGGCTACTTGTTCGTAAGCATCAACTAAACCATCTTTTTGCATTCCATCCTCCATTTTGATAGGACCAAATTTACTGCCAGTTCTAGCATGTTGGTAGTGAGGAATCATACTCATGTTCTCCATACCACCAGCAACAACTATTTCGGCATCACCTAAAGCGATAGTTTGTGCAGCTAACATAATAGACTTCATTCCTGATGAACAAACTTTATTTACAGTAGTACAAGGCACAGTATCTGGTATTCCTGCAAAAATTGCAGCTTGACGAGCTGGGGCTTGTCCTAAACCTGCCGAAACTACATTACCCATAAAAACTTCTTCAACCATTTCTGGTTTTAAGTTAATTTTATCTAAAGCTCCTTTAATGGCTACAGCACCTAATTTAGGCGCAGGTGTAGTTGATAATGTTCCTAAAAAACTACCAATTGGAGTTCTTGCAACCGATACTATTACTACTTCTTTCATGTGCTACTATTTGTTAATTTTTTATTTATCCCAATAACCAAAAGTGACTAAAATAATAAAGCTTTTAAGTGCTTAATAATTATTTTCCTACTATTGATTTCATGTATTGGGTGAATTGTATTAAGATTTGTTTTGCGAAAATAA
The nucleotide sequence above comes from Tenacibaculum singaporense. Encoded proteins:
- a CDS encoding acetyl-CoA C-acyltransferase, with protein sequence MKEVVIVSVARTPIGSFLGTLSTTPAPKLGAVAIKGALDKINLKPEMVEEVFMGNVVSAGLGQAPARQAAIFAGIPDTVPCTTVNKVCSSGMKSIMLAAQTIALGDAEIVVAGGMENMSMIPHYQHARTGSKFGPIKMEDGMQKDGLVDAYEQVAMGVCADECAVEYEFSREDQDAFAVESYNRSAKAWSEGKFADEVVPVEIPQRRGEPIVFSEDEEYKNVKMEKIPALRPAFTKEGTVTAANASTINDGGAALVLMSADKAAELGLTPLAKIKGYADAAHEPKWFTTAPAKALPKALAKAGVSIDDVDYFELNEAFSVVGLANMKILGLSADKVNVNGGAVSLGHPLGVSGARIIIALTSILKQNNAKIGAAGICNGGGGASAMVIERV